From Arcticibacter tournemirensis, one genomic window encodes:
- a CDS encoding GH92 family glycosyl hydrolase, with amino-acid sequence MIKVINQTGCILQAMVKKAFSYVILLAVFGQLLSCASLKQTSAPKLSDYVNPNIGSVHSRWFFYTPAAVPFGMAKLGASTNGSYGNKQGWEAVGYEDNHSSIEGFPVFHEFQVGGVMLMPVVGKLKTMPGTLEQPETGYRSPFKKENEHATSGYYSVVLDKYNAKVELTATDHVGFQRYTFPKSDESYILFDIGNQLGESGAIKDAYIKLVDETTIEGYVITKPEYVKKYQPDAEVNMYFYAKLSRPATEVKVFKRGEQPVSQKEIKGVGACMAVAYKTSANEQITVKIGQSYTSVENAKLNYNTEAVSMNFDTAKRQALSRWNEALGRIKVEGGTHNDKVKFYTGLYHALLGRGLASDVNGAYPKNDGTVGQIALDQNKRPEYKYYNSDAIWGGSWNLTQLWALVYPEYYSDWVQSQLLVYKETGWLGDGIANSKYVSGVGTNFTSLAIAAAYNCGIRDFDYNLGYEAAFKNETVGKNRPAGAGKLDVGAFVKRGYCPYIPSDDYFITKQEEGSVFGASHTLEYSYSSFAVAQFAKHLGKESDYQLLSKMASNWENLFDPEMKFMRPRTSDGNFLKNFKPLAAWEGFQEGNAMQYTFYVPHEPGKLINKIGQETFNNRLDSIFVLSQNDTFGGGKTVNAFAGVHALYNHGNQPNLHISWLFNFSGKPYLTQKWVRTICNEFYGTEGLHGYGYGQDEDQGQLGAWYVMAGIGLFDVKGLTQIDPKFQIGSPLFSRIEIKLNKEYHKGDKFVIEAENNSPGNIYVQSVFNNGKKQNSISIPFADVVNGGKLKLTMDSKPNNDLKL; translated from the coding sequence ATGATAAAAGTAATTAATCAAACCGGTTGTATATTGCAGGCCATGGTAAAAAAAGCTTTCAGCTACGTCATCTTATTGGCTGTCTTCGGGCAGTTGCTTTCATGTGCGAGTCTTAAACAAACTTCTGCACCGAAGTTATCAGATTATGTTAATCCGAACATAGGCTCTGTTCACAGCCGGTGGTTTTTTTACACGCCGGCAGCTGTGCCGTTTGGAATGGCAAAGTTAGGCGCCTCAACAAATGGGTCGTATGGAAATAAACAAGGCTGGGAAGCGGTGGGATATGAGGACAACCATTCGTCTATCGAGGGATTTCCAGTTTTTCACGAATTTCAGGTAGGCGGTGTAATGCTTATGCCTGTGGTGGGCAAATTGAAAACTATGCCCGGTACGTTAGAACAGCCTGAAACCGGTTACCGCTCTCCTTTTAAGAAAGAGAATGAGCATGCCACATCGGGATACTATTCAGTTGTTCTTGACAAGTACAATGCGAAAGTGGAACTAACGGCAACAGACCATGTCGGTTTTCAGCGGTATACGTTCCCGAAGTCGGATGAGTCGTATATCTTGTTCGATATTGGTAATCAGCTGGGCGAAAGCGGAGCAATAAAAGATGCCTACATTAAACTGGTAGACGAGACTACCATCGAAGGCTATGTCATTACAAAACCGGAATATGTTAAGAAGTATCAGCCGGATGCAGAGGTTAATATGTACTTCTATGCTAAGCTTAGCAGGCCTGCTACTGAAGTGAAGGTTTTTAAAAGAGGCGAACAGCCGGTATCTCAAAAGGAAATAAAAGGGGTTGGCGCTTGTATGGCGGTGGCCTATAAAACTTCGGCAAACGAACAAATCACAGTGAAGATAGGCCAGTCGTATACCTCTGTTGAGAACGCTAAGCTGAACTATAATACAGAAGCCGTAAGTATGAACTTTGATACGGCTAAACGGCAAGCTCTGAGCAGATGGAATGAAGCTTTAGGGCGGATAAAAGTTGAAGGCGGTACTCATAACGATAAAGTGAAATTCTATACCGGTTTATATCATGCACTATTAGGAAGGGGACTGGCTAGTGATGTTAACGGAGCTTACCCAAAGAATGATGGAACGGTTGGTCAGATCGCTCTGGATCAAAATAAGCGGCCGGAATACAAATACTATAATTCAGATGCAATATGGGGAGGATCCTGGAACCTTACACAATTGTGGGCTTTAGTTTATCCCGAATATTATTCAGACTGGGTGCAGAGCCAGCTGTTAGTGTATAAGGAAACAGGCTGGTTGGGCGATGGTATCGCTAACAGCAAATATGTATCCGGAGTAGGAACTAATTTTACGAGCCTGGCTATTGCTGCCGCCTACAATTGTGGTATACGGGATTTTGATTATAATTTAGGATACGAAGCTGCATTTAAGAACGAAACAGTGGGTAAAAACCGCCCTGCAGGCGCCGGTAAGCTGGATGTAGGGGCATTTGTAAAACGGGGATATTGTCCCTATATCCCGAGCGACGACTACTTTATAACCAAGCAGGAAGAAGGGTCGGTATTTGGAGCATCGCATACCCTGGAATATTCATACAGCAGTTTTGCAGTAGCACAATTTGCAAAGCATCTGGGCAAAGAGAGCGATTATCAGTTGCTGTCTAAGATGGCCTCCAACTGGGAAAACCTGTTCGATCCGGAAATGAAGTTTATGCGTCCCCGCACCAGCGATGGGAATTTCCTTAAGAATTTCAAACCACTGGCTGCATGGGAAGGATTTCAGGAAGGGAACGCCATGCAGTATACGTTCTATGTTCCTCACGAACCCGGGAAATTAATCAATAAGATCGGGCAGGAAACTTTCAATAATCGCCTCGACAGCATTTTTGTGCTCTCCCAAAACGATACATTTGGAGGTGGTAAAACAGTTAATGCCTTTGCCGGAGTGCATGCGCTTTATAATCATGGTAATCAACCGAACTTACATATATCCTGGTTATTCAATTTCTCGGGAAAACCCTATTTAACACAAAAATGGGTACGTACCATCTGTAATGAATTTTATGGTACAGAAGGATTACATGGATACGGGTATGGACAGGATGAAGACCAGGGACAACTGGGGGCATGGTATGTGATGGCAGGCATTGGACTGTTCGACGTAAAGGGTCTGACCCAAATTGATCCAAAGTTTCAGATTGGAAGTCCCCTGTTCAGCCGGATCGAAATCAAGCTGAACAAGGAATACCATAAGGGGGATAAGTTTGTTATTGAAGCAGAGAATAATTCGCCGGGGAATATCTATGTCCAATCAGTCTTCAATAATGGAAAGAAGCAAAATTCTATATCTATCCCATTTGCAGATGTTGTAAACGGCGGTAAGCTGAAGTTAACAATGGACAGCAAACCCAACAACGATCTGAAGCTTTGA
- a CDS encoding glycoside hydrolase family 76 protein, translating to MKKLICILIGAFMITSCSDGSEPYIKPEGGGPAPVETVYNHLRAKEIFDLINQYYKAGNMFKENYPAQSGDAAYSFLWPYDAMVSGAAQLHSLGYNVRYTEIVDGYEKYFVTAAHGNSIGGYGSSTDGSKGGSTRFYDDNSIVGISLLEAYKITQDVTYLQRAARIVPFLESGIDSKLGGALWWNEDFKYSQASADANKPACANGYATLFLLEYYKVCPQSEKQHILSLATGLYTWMRSNLYDPATKCYWNDRNANGSINTTLWTYNAAVMVQNGVRLSEITGNPQYLEEAKITAQGAYDYFVKIRNGILSYTDTDPWFNTKLLRAYIDLAPYDEKAKTYIETYSNFINNGYNKARTQAGFFFEDWTGAKQGRYYSLLMQAAVVESYGALGMYKKEKVN from the coding sequence ATGAAAAAGTTAATTTGTATACTAATAGGGGCTTTTATGATAACTTCGTGCAGTGACGGCTCGGAGCCTTATATTAAGCCGGAAGGCGGAGGCCCTGCTCCTGTTGAAACGGTTTATAACCATTTGAGAGCTAAAGAGATATTTGATCTGATCAATCAGTATTATAAGGCCGGCAATATGTTCAAAGAAAACTATCCTGCACAAAGTGGCGATGCGGCGTATTCCTTCCTTTGGCCATACGACGCAATGGTAAGCGGCGCAGCCCAGCTCCACTCATTAGGATATAATGTCCGGTACACCGAAATAGTTGATGGGTATGAGAAGTATTTCGTGACAGCTGCACATGGCAACAGCATTGGAGGATATGGTTCTTCCACTGACGGGAGCAAGGGCGGAAGTACTCGTTTCTACGACGATAATTCTATAGTTGGAATCAGTCTGCTCGAAGCATACAAGATTACACAGGATGTGACTTACCTGCAGCGCGCAGCCAGGATTGTACCTTTTCTCGAAAGTGGTATTGATAGCAAACTGGGAGGAGCTTTATGGTGGAACGAAGATTTTAAATACAGCCAGGCATCAGCAGATGCCAATAAACCTGCCTGTGCCAATGGCTATGCTACTCTTTTTTTGCTTGAGTACTATAAAGTGTGCCCTCAGTCTGAAAAGCAGCATATATTAAGTTTGGCTACAGGACTATATACCTGGATGCGGTCTAACCTTTACGATCCCGCCACTAAATGTTACTGGAATGACCGCAACGCTAACGGTTCTATAAATACCACCCTTTGGACGTACAACGCAGCGGTCATGGTACAAAATGGAGTCCGTTTGTCAGAAATTACCGGCAATCCTCAATATCTGGAAGAAGCTAAAATAACAGCCCAGGGCGCGTATGATTATTTTGTTAAAATACGTAATGGCATTTTATCCTATACAGATACCGACCCCTGGTTCAACACTAAGTTATTACGCGCATATATTGATCTGGCACCCTATGACGAGAAGGCTAAAACCTATATAGAAACATACAGCAATTTCATAAATAACGGCTATAATAAAGCCAGAACTCAGGCGGGTTTCTTTTTCGAAGACTGGACTGGTGCAAAGCAGGGCAGATATTACTCCTTGCTCATGCAGGCTGCAGTAGTGGAATCATACGGAGCCTTAGGTATGTATAAAAAGGAAAAAGTAAACTAA
- a CDS encoding zinc-dependent metalloprotease yields MDFFKVILFLFLVFSFSADIFAQTKTKSTVKPAEKKTEARADSAEADKKGNSKSYKELLKKATTIKGIFDIHRVDNDFYFEIPLRWMQRDFLLVNKISSVPLSINEAGINKGMNTENKVIRFSLNRRAGTVWVKTIVPRVESPASDKITQSVQENFTGSVIESFKIEAYNTDSSAVVVKVNRVFDGTEKSFNDVFNDIGLGTSAKSSLSAIEDIKTFPQNLVVKSLLTTSVTEGNNTMPVSVKVTTNVLLLPDKPMTPRFGDKRIGFFTTPRWYFSDKQQQMESRELITRWRLEPKPEDRERYKKGELVEPVKPIVFYVDPATPPQWVNAIKAGINDWQKAFEQAGFKNAIQAREVIDTADFDADDVRYSVVTYAASPKSNAMGPSVIDPRSGEILESDVIWWHNVMTSLKYWMRIQTGAIDTAASAKNLSSALMANAIRFVSSHEIGHTLGLKHNMEASSAFPVDSLRSPSFTARMGGTAPSIMDYARFNYVAQPGDGVRNINPQIGVYDRYAIEWGYRWLDAGDPHKELPVLQSWIRQHENDPMYKYGEQQDAQNTVDPRAQSEDLGDNNVKASYYGLQNLRHIVPQISTIAATVGEDYYEAGKLLLAAIQQWQMYAGHVLSNIGGFYLENPVQGDGKGAWKPVPAQRQKEAFDYLKKEAFNMPGWLMESQLLAKFLPVQDSPMGPFEYTPYNIRRNAQYDIIYKLLADERLLRMAEAEVFWGKENVFTATELFSRIHAEVFRPTYKGKSLDIYERMFQQNYVDALLVSSGKLLEKLSAKSLYDDCDYMQPKADFNQEPTALRNMNVSLMSRTSEAALLKRAELLKVFRLLERKEKTGDELTRGHYQDLMLRIRRGLNIQ; encoded by the coding sequence ATGGATTTTTTTAAGGTAATTCTCTTTTTGTTTCTGGTATTTTCTTTTTCTGCAGATATTTTCGCTCAAACGAAAACTAAATCGACCGTAAAGCCGGCAGAAAAGAAAACGGAGGCTCGTGCCGACAGCGCCGAGGCAGATAAGAAGGGCAACAGCAAGTCGTATAAAGAGCTTTTGAAAAAAGCAACGACAATAAAGGGTATTTTCGACATACACCGCGTCGATAACGACTTTTATTTTGAGATTCCGCTCCGCTGGATGCAAAGAGACTTTCTGCTCGTAAATAAGATCTCCTCTGTTCCGCTTTCCATTAACGAAGCAGGGATCAATAAAGGGATGAATACCGAGAATAAAGTAATCCGCTTCTCTCTCAACAGGAGGGCCGGAACAGTTTGGGTAAAAACCATTGTTCCAAGGGTAGAATCGCCCGCTTCCGATAAGATCACACAGTCGGTACAAGAGAACTTTACCGGCTCGGTTATCGAATCATTTAAAATAGAAGCATACAATACCGATTCTTCGGCTGTAGTGGTGAAAGTGAACCGCGTGTTCGATGGTACGGAAAAAAGCTTTAACGATGTATTTAACGATATCGGACTTGGAACGAGTGCGAAAAGTTCTCTTTCGGCCATCGAAGATATTAAAACCTTCCCCCAGAACCTGGTCGTAAAATCATTACTAACGACTTCAGTAACCGAGGGAAATAACACCATGCCGGTAAGTGTGAAGGTCACAACGAACGTGCTTTTGCTTCCCGATAAGCCGATGACTCCTCGCTTCGGCGACAAGCGAATTGGCTTCTTTACCACGCCAAGGTGGTACTTTTCGGATAAGCAACAGCAAATGGAGTCGCGCGAGCTCATCACACGCTGGCGACTGGAGCCAAAGCCGGAAGACCGGGAGCGATATAAAAAAGGCGAACTGGTTGAGCCCGTTAAGCCGATAGTTTTTTATGTTGATCCGGCGACCCCTCCTCAGTGGGTAAACGCGATTAAGGCAGGTATCAACGACTGGCAAAAGGCTTTTGAGCAGGCAGGATTTAAAAATGCCATACAGGCAAGGGAAGTTATTGACACTGCCGACTTTGATGCTGACGATGTAAGATATTCGGTTGTAACTTATGCAGCATCTCCGAAGTCGAATGCCATGGGGCCGTCGGTAATTGATCCGCGTTCCGGCGAGATCCTCGAGTCCGACGTGATCTGGTGGCATAATGTAATGACCTCGCTGAAATACTGGATGCGCATTCAAACAGGAGCGATTGATACGGCGGCAAGCGCAAAGAATCTTTCGTCTGCACTGATGGCTAATGCTATCCGCTTCGTATCTTCTCATGAAATAGGACACACACTTGGATTAAAACACAATATGGAAGCGTCATCAGCATTTCCGGTTGATTCGCTTCGATCACCTTCTTTCACTGCCCGTATGGGAGGAACGGCCCCCTCTATCATGGATTATGCGCGTTTCAATTATGTTGCTCAGCCGGGAGATGGAGTACGGAACATTAACCCGCAGATCGGCGTATACGACCGGTATGCCATTGAATGGGGTTACCGGTGGCTGGATGCGGGCGACCCGCACAAGGAGCTGCCTGTACTTCAGAGCTGGATCAGGCAACATGAGAACGACCCGATGTACAAGTATGGTGAGCAGCAGGATGCACAGAATACTGTAGACCCAAGGGCGCAGTCGGAAGATCTGGGAGACAACAACGTAAAAGCCAGTTACTATGGGCTTCAAAATCTCCGCCACATCGTACCCCAAATAAGTACGATTGCCGCAACTGTAGGAGAAGACTATTACGAAGCCGGAAAACTTTTACTGGCAGCTATCCAACAATGGCAGATGTATGCCGGGCATGTGCTATCAAATATAGGCGGTTTTTACCTGGAGAACCCTGTACAGGGAGATGGCAAGGGAGCCTGGAAGCCGGTACCGGCACAAAGGCAGAAAGAAGCTTTCGACTACCTTAAGAAAGAAGCATTCAATATGCCGGGATGGTTAATGGAGTCTCAGCTCCTTGCGAAGTTCCTGCCGGTTCAGGATTCTCCGATGGGGCCTTTTGAGTATACACCGTATAACATTCGCAGAAATGCACAGTACGACATCATCTATAAGCTTTTGGCCGATGAGCGCCTGCTGAGGATGGCCGAAGCGGAGGTATTCTGGGGCAAAGAAAATGTATTTACGGCAACGGAGCTGTTCAGCAGGATACATGCTGAAGTTTTTAGGCCTACGTATAAAGGCAAGTCGCTCGATATTTACGAACGGATGTTTCAGCAGAATTACGTAGATGCCCTGCTTGTCAGCTCAGGTAAACTGCTCGAAAAGCTGTCTGCGAAAAGCCTGTATGACGACTGTGATTACATGCAGCCGAAAGCCGACTTTAATCAGGAGCCAACCGCCTTGAGGAATATGAATGTAAGCCTCATGTCGCGTACGTCCGAAGCTGCGCTTTTAAAACGCGCCGAACTCTTAAAAGTATTCCGGCTCCTTGAACGTAAAGAAAAAACGGGGGACGAACTAACACGCGGGCATTATCAGGACCTGATGCTCAGGATACGCCGGGGACTTAATATTCAATAG
- a CDS encoding histidine kinase, whose product MKNQVKGGPYLLLPAVIVVISFLAVAFFINWRLGKSAETIGGTLTAGVQRHKEFFFRSRFNELLDKVELARQTAAQELKNGKEPELFKTILFSDPIINHIWYASEGKGKSQFASLSRKSAADISTINDNKIRDRISEVLTSKDSYSDLVKDNGSVRWIYGVKAVNPRTKAAFFLGFNLDMRELQKYMEEADPEGQAYAFITDEEGVSIFYPDQKLIGKRVLTPKELQFVKSDSGKVNLMDTVESDFLGVRVVRKYSSFAVAEQPWLFIVDTPTLLVDEEINSISKYSALLGLFSLVVILITGAYSQRKWFKEFSMRQSAEDEQQSLLLEKQKLLLMAEKQEKENALLQLDKLKQKINPHFLFNSLGSLSALIGREPETAKTFVMKLSKVYRYVLNEFPDSLSSVQSEIDFAEQYTYLLRVRFGDALKILHTDIDIFHLQGKLPFMAIQTAVENAVKHNVVSKEQPLTISVRSDGDKVLVESDFQPRSTPVDSGGYGLNYIRSIYDHYKIAGFSYKQEGDVFICSFPVIQQSNIQID is encoded by the coding sequence ATGAAGAATCAGGTGAAAGGTGGTCCTTATCTGCTGCTTCCCGCGGTTATTGTGGTGATATCTTTTCTCGCAGTTGCCTTTTTTATCAATTGGAGGCTAGGCAAATCGGCGGAAACAATTGGCGGAACACTCACCGCCGGAGTTCAGCGGCATAAGGAGTTTTTTTTTCGAAGCAGGTTTAACGAGCTTTTGGATAAAGTCGAACTAGCCCGGCAGACCGCCGCACAGGAGCTAAAAAACGGGAAAGAACCAGAACTATTCAAAACCATTCTTTTTTCCGATCCCATTATCAATCATATCTGGTATGCTTCTGAAGGCAAGGGAAAAAGTCAGTTTGCTTCGCTGAGCCGTAAATCTGCGGCGGATATCAGTACAATCAACGATAATAAGATAAGAGACCGGATATCGGAGGTTTTAACCTCCAAAGACTCCTATAGTGATTTAGTGAAGGATAACGGCTCCGTCAGATGGATTTATGGTGTAAAAGCTGTTAATCCCCGCACTAAAGCAGCTTTCTTTCTTGGCTTTAACCTGGATATGCGTGAGCTGCAGAAATATATGGAAGAGGCCGATCCGGAAGGCCAGGCCTATGCGTTTATAACCGATGAAGAGGGCGTTTCTATCTTCTACCCCGATCAAAAGCTCATTGGAAAAAGGGTTCTAACACCGAAAGAACTCCAGTTTGTAAAGTCGGATTCCGGTAAAGTGAATTTAATGGATACCGTAGAGTCCGATTTTTTAGGTGTTCGGGTGGTAAGAAAGTACTCTTCTTTTGCGGTAGCTGAACAGCCCTGGCTATTTATTGTTGACACACCCACTTTACTTGTAGATGAGGAGATAAATTCCATATCCAAATACTCGGCGCTTCTCGGCTTATTCTCCCTGGTTGTGATATTGATCACCGGAGCGTATAGCCAAAGGAAATGGTTTAAGGAATTCTCGATGAGGCAGAGCGCTGAGGACGAACAGCAATCGCTGCTCCTGGAAAAACAAAAATTGCTGCTGATGGCAGAAAAGCAGGAGAAAGAGAATGCCCTCCTGCAGCTGGATAAGCTCAAGCAGAAGATCAATCCTCACTTCCTTTTTAATTCTCTTGGGTCACTGAGTGCACTGATCGGCAGGGAGCCTGAAACCGCTAAAACATTTGTGATGAAACTTTCTAAGGTATACAGGTACGTGTTAAATGAGTTTCCCGACAGTCTGTCTTCTGTACAGTCGGAGATTGATTTTGCCGAACAATATACCTACCTGTTACGCGTGCGGTTTGGCGATGCACTCAAAATTCTTCATACAGATATCGATATCTTCCATTTGCAGGGCAAGCTTCCCTTTATGGCTATTCAAACTGCAGTAGAAAATGCAGTGAAACACAACGTCGTTTCAAAAGAGCAGCCTCTTACTATTTCGGTCAGAAGCGATGGAGATAAAGTCCTTGTTGAAAGTGATTTCCAACCACGGTCAACTCCGGTAGACTCGGGAGGGTACGGGTTAAATTACATTCGAAGTATTTATGATCATTATAAAATTGCCGGGTTTTCCTATAAACAGGAGGGAGATGTTTTTATATGCTCTTTTCCGGTCATTCAACAATCAAATATTCAAATTGATTGA
- a CDS encoding glycoside hydrolase family 78 protein: protein MMKFCSILTSATIMLVVFNLTASAQKLSVTDLQVEHQVNPLSVEPAIPRMSWKLASTAKNILQKSYEIRVGTDAKATSSGKNLLWNSTKTSDQSVLVEYDGTALKPGQRYYWQVRVTDNQRNTSPWSAVQFWQMGLKASDWKAKWISVPEKDTALASPMFRKTVNLSKTVKLATAYITARGLYEAYINGKKVGDAYFTPGWTSYKDHLQYQAYDVTALLKKGTNALSAILADGWYKGRVAFADRSSFYGDTRALLMQVQVQYTDGSSETLISDDSWKTAYGALLKSSHYDGEIYDARKERAGWTQTTYNEGSDWRAVRIMDYGYGNLVGMSGPEVRKHEKIVAVKIIKTPKGEIVADFGQNLVGWVELKTKGPANTRITLSHAEVLDKAGNFYTENLRSAKQQNTYYLKGDQEQVFSPHFSFQGFRYVKIEGYPQELKPEDLTAVVLHSEMTPTGTFKTSNTLLNQLQHNITWGQKGNFVDVPTDCPQRDERLGWTGDAQAFYYTAAYNMDVSGFFTKWLKDVKADQHKDGSIPFVVPDVLNPGDAGAAGWGDVATIIPWGMYDTYGDKRILETQYESMKAWVDFISSRSRKNLWNTGSHFGDWLFYRPDDDNDGRAAVTDKYMIAQCFYAHSTQLLINAAEVLGKKDDQAKYSSLLNDIKKAYVNEYLTPSGRLVSSTQTAYVLALQFDMLPENLRAQAAERLVANIRDYGTHLTTGFLGTPYLCHVLTKFGHNKVAYDLLMQESYPSWLYPVKMGATTIWERWDGIKPDGSFQVPSMNSYNHYAYGAIGDWMYKNIAGIQAGAPGYKKIVIKPIIGGKLTWAEGSYDSDYGTISSKWRIEDNKLKLDVTIPPNTTAQIWVPDAQGKSYKSFNVGAGEHYFER from the coding sequence ATGATGAAATTCTGCTCTATTTTAACAAGCGCCACGATTATGTTGGTTGTCTTTAATCTTACTGCTTCCGCTCAGAAATTAAGCGTAACTGATTTACAGGTGGAACATCAGGTAAATCCGCTTTCTGTAGAACCTGCTATTCCCCGAATGAGCTGGAAATTAGCGTCGACTGCCAAAAATATTCTTCAGAAGTCTTACGAGATCAGGGTTGGGACAGATGCGAAAGCCACTTCATCCGGAAAGAACCTGCTTTGGAATAGCACAAAAACCAGTGATCAGTCTGTATTAGTAGAATACGATGGGACTGCACTAAAGCCGGGCCAACGGTACTACTGGCAGGTGAGAGTAACAGACAACCAGCGAAATACATCGCCATGGAGCGCAGTTCAGTTCTGGCAAATGGGACTAAAGGCTTCCGACTGGAAGGCAAAGTGGATCTCTGTGCCTGAAAAGGATACTGCACTGGCTAGCCCCATGTTCAGAAAAACGGTGAATTTGAGCAAAACGGTAAAACTAGCGACAGCGTACATTACCGCAAGGGGGCTTTACGAAGCTTATATCAACGGCAAAAAAGTAGGGGATGCTTACTTCACTCCCGGCTGGACCAGTTATAAAGACCATTTGCAATACCAGGCCTACGACGTAACGGCATTACTAAAAAAAGGAACCAACGCTCTGTCGGCTATACTCGCCGATGGCTGGTACAAGGGACGGGTGGCCTTCGCAGATCGCTCATCTTTTTACGGCGACACGCGTGCGCTGCTGATGCAGGTGCAGGTACAGTATACAGATGGCAGCAGCGAAACCTTGATATCTGATGATAGCTGGAAAACCGCTTATGGCGCCTTATTGAAATCGAGCCATTATGATGGTGAAATTTACGATGCAAGAAAAGAACGGGCAGGATGGACCCAGACAACGTATAACGAAGGGAGCGACTGGCGTGCGGTGCGGATAATGGATTATGGCTACGGCAACCTGGTTGGCATGAGTGGACCGGAAGTGCGTAAACACGAAAAAATTGTTGCGGTAAAAATAATTAAAACCCCTAAAGGGGAGATAGTGGCCGACTTCGGTCAGAACCTCGTGGGATGGGTTGAACTTAAAACAAAAGGACCGGCGAATACCAGGATTACCTTGAGCCACGCCGAAGTACTCGATAAAGCAGGAAACTTTTATACCGAAAATCTTCGTTCGGCCAAGCAACAGAATACTTATTATCTTAAAGGGGATCAGGAACAGGTGTTCTCTCCTCATTTCAGTTTCCAGGGATTCAGGTATGTCAAGATAGAGGGTTATCCGCAAGAATTAAAGCCTGAGGATCTCACCGCAGTAGTACTTCACTCTGAAATGACGCCTACCGGCACATTTAAAACATCTAATACACTGCTTAACCAACTGCAACACAATATAACCTGGGGGCAGAAAGGGAATTTCGTGGATGTGCCAACCGATTGTCCGCAGCGCGATGAACGCCTTGGATGGACAGGTGATGCCCAGGCTTTTTACTATACGGCTGCATACAACATGGATGTAAGCGGCTTCTTTACCAAATGGCTAAAGGATGTAAAGGCCGATCAACACAAAGACGGAAGTATCCCTTTTGTAGTGCCCGACGTGTTAAACCCTGGTGATGCAGGCGCTGCTGGCTGGGGCGATGTTGCCACTATCATCCCCTGGGGTATGTATGATACCTATGGCGATAAACGTATACTCGAAACGCAATATGAAAGTATGAAGGCCTGGGTAGATTTTATCAGTTCGAGGTCAAGGAAAAACCTTTGGAACACCGGGTCACACTTCGGCGACTGGTTATTTTACCGTCCGGATGATGATAATGACGGTCGTGCTGCGGTAACAGATAAATATATGATCGCACAATGCTTTTATGCGCATTCTACGCAGCTGTTAATAAACGCGGCGGAAGTGCTTGGCAAGAAGGACGATCAGGCGAAATACTCATCGCTGCTGAACGACATCAAAAAAGCATATGTGAACGAATATCTTACACCTAGCGGAAGGCTGGTATCGTCTACACAAACGGCTTATGTTCTGGCTCTGCAGTTTGATATGCTGCCCGAAAACCTGAGGGCACAGGCTGCGGAAAGACTGGTTGCCAATATCAGGGATTATGGCACCCACCTGACTACGGGTTTCCTGGGTACCCCATACTTATGTCATGTATTAACTAAGTTCGGTCATAACAAGGTAGCTTACGACTTGCTGATGCAGGAAAGTTACCCTTCGTGGTTATACCCTGTTAAAATGGGGGCTACCACCATATGGGAACGCTGGGATGGTATAAAGCCTGACGGCAGTTTCCAGGTGCCCAGCATGAACTCGTATAACCATTACGCCTATGGCGCAATAGGCGACTGGATGTATAAAAACATAGCAGGTATCCAGGCTGGCGCCCCAGGCTATAAAAAGATCGTCATCAAACCCATCATTGGCGGCAAGCTTACATGGGCAGAAGGATCGTACGACAGCGACTACGGCACGATCAGCAGTAAATGGAGAATAGAGGACAATAAACTGAAGCTGGATGTTACAATTCCCCCGAACACCACCGCCCAGATATGGGTGCCGGATGCTCAGGGGAAATCATACAAAAGCTTTAACGTGGGTGCTGGTGAGCACTATTTTGAGAGATAG